A window of the Lactuca sativa cultivar Salinas chromosome 7, Lsat_Salinas_v11, whole genome shotgun sequence genome harbors these coding sequences:
- the LOC111893327 gene encoding heme oxygenase 1, chloroplastic — MASIHSISQSQLFSKKPQFISTQKTSIFPITTSFNPSNRFVLKSKKMVVAAAGTTAAAEEKSKKRYPGEGKGFVEEMRFVAMKLHTKDQSKEGEKEAQEKPLPKWEPTIDGYLKFLVDSKLVYDTLEKIVDKADFPEYAEFRNTGLERAESLEKDLAWFKEQGHSIPEPSSPGLNYSAYVEELSKKDPQAFICHFYNTYFAHSAGGRMIGKKVAKEVLNGKELEFYKWDGDLSQLLQNVRDKLNVVAENWTREEKNHCLEETEKSFKFSGEILRLILS, encoded by the exons ATGGCTTCAATCCATTCAATTTCTCAATCACAACTGTTTTCTAAGAAACCCCAATTCATATCCACCCAGAAAACTTCTATATTCCCAATCACAACCAGCTTCAATCCCTCGAATCGTTTTGTGTTGAAGTCCAAGAAAATGGTTGTGGCGGCAGCGGGGACGACGGCAGCAGCGGAGGAGAAGTCGAAGAAGAGGTATCCAGGTGAGGGAAAAGGGTTTGTGGAGGAGATGAGGTTTGTGGCTATGAAATTGCATACTAAAGATCAATCGAAAGAGGGAGAAAAAGAAGCTCAAGAGAAACCTTTGCCTAAATGGGAACCCACCATTGATGGGTACTTGAAGTTCTTGGTGGATAGTAAATTGGTGTATGATACTCTTGAGAAGATCGTTGATAAAGCTGATTTCCCTGAAT ATGCTGAATTTAGGAACACGGGATTGGAAAGGGCGGAAAGTCTTGAAAAAGATTTGGCATGGTTCAAAGAACAAGGTCATTCTATACCCGAACCATCATCACCCGGGCTTAATTACTCGGCATATGTCGAAGAGTTATCAAAGAAAGATCCACAAGCATTTATTTGTCACTTTTACAACACCTACTTTGCTCATTCAGCCGGAGGTCGAATGATAGGGAAAAAG GTAGCTAAGGAGGTATTGAATGGAAAGGAATTGGAGTTTTACAAATGGGATGGTGATCTTTCTCAACTCTTGCAGAATGTTAGGGACAAGTTGAATGTAGTTGCAGAG AACTGGACTAGAGAGGAGAAGAATCATTGTCTTGAAGAAACAGAGAAATCATTCAAGTTTTCTGGGGAAATCTTGCGTTTGATATTGTCATGA